One stretch of Microbacterium terrae DNA includes these proteins:
- a CDS encoding phosphoribosyltransferase: protein MESTAIERETLTWDGFGEATRSLARAIVDDGFVPEVVVAIARGGLLPAGAIAYGLGAKNCGAINVEFYTGIGTVLDAPAVLPPELDMSYLDGRKVLLVDDVADSGRTLALAVKLLADKGADVRSVVIYTKPTTIVQPDYSFKDTDLWIDFPWSAQGSVIEEDAGLEASA, encoded by the coding sequence GTGGAGAGCACGGCGATCGAGCGGGAGACGCTCACCTGGGACGGCTTCGGCGAGGCCACGCGCAGCCTCGCGCGCGCCATCGTCGACGACGGCTTCGTGCCCGAGGTGGTCGTGGCGATCGCGCGCGGCGGACTGCTGCCGGCCGGCGCCATCGCCTACGGACTCGGCGCGAAGAACTGCGGCGCCATCAACGTCGAGTTCTACACCGGCATCGGCACGGTGCTCGACGCCCCCGCGGTGCTGCCGCCCGAGCTCGACATGTCGTACCTCGACGGCAGGAAGGTGCTGCTGGTCGACGACGTCGCCGACTCCGGGCGCACCCTCGCGCTGGCCGTGAAGCTGCTCGCCGACAAGGGCGCAGACGTGCGCTCGGTGGTGATCTACACGAAGCCGACCACGATCGTGCAGCCCGACTACTCCTTCAAGGACACCGACCTGTGGATCGACTTCCCCTGGTCGGCACAGGGATCGGTCATCGAAGAGGACGCGGGGCTCGAGGCGAGCGCGTGA
- a CDS encoding MFS transporter, with the protein MSRASSAADRLRGSALGITAGLIGWFVLVEVTSGILQGFYVPLFSDIVTELGIHDSDVNWFEAAQLLLSALVVPVLAKLGDMYGHKKILLIAAVLTAAASWWLAFAGDFWSFLIAWALQGFYVVWLPLEIALIFERGRRQNRGVSMTRRAAGLLVVGLEAGAIIGALAAGRIFAATGGDLTVTMMIPAIAVSLVAIVIWLGVPESEPTPGRRLDTWGFVILAWGLLLITGALVYMRMINELDLGDGAWWWVVALLALGVAVFVWFVRYELRQDDPAIDIRVLRRPEMWPVQITAFLVGISLLGAQGPLSTYAGTDSSLGYGLGLDATGRSNVIGVYLVSLIVGAVIFAVTSRRANPRLILIGASALVGIGYTLFLPFHTELWQVLLNLSIAGVGSGALVGALPAAAAAAAPHGQTGIASALTNTTKTIGGTFASAVFGVVLAAGAGAVASQTAASLGGYLAVWAICAGGGFLAAVLLFFVPKVAFADEVPGEVAPSSVAGEVI; encoded by the coding sequence GTGTCCCGCGCCTCCTCCGCCGCCGACAGGCTCCGCGGCTCCGCCCTCGGCATCACCGCGGGCCTCATCGGCTGGTTCGTCCTCGTCGAGGTGACCAGCGGCATCCTGCAGGGGTTCTACGTGCCCCTGTTCAGCGACATCGTCACCGAGCTCGGCATCCACGACTCCGACGTGAACTGGTTCGAGGCGGCGCAGCTGCTGCTGTCGGCGCTCGTGGTGCCGGTGCTCGCCAAGCTCGGCGACATGTACGGCCACAAGAAGATCCTGCTGATCGCGGCGGTCCTCACGGCGGCGGCCAGCTGGTGGCTCGCGTTCGCGGGCGACTTCTGGAGCTTCCTCATCGCCTGGGCGCTGCAGGGCTTCTACGTGGTGTGGCTCCCGCTCGAGATCGCGCTGATCTTCGAGCGCGGCCGTCGCCAGAATCGGGGCGTGTCGATGACGCGGCGGGCGGCCGGCCTCCTCGTGGTCGGCCTCGAAGCCGGCGCCATCATCGGCGCCCTCGCCGCCGGGCGCATCTTCGCCGCGACGGGCGGCGACCTCACGGTCACGATGATGATCCCCGCGATCGCCGTCTCTCTCGTGGCGATCGTGATCTGGCTCGGCGTGCCCGAGTCCGAGCCGACGCCGGGGCGCCGCCTGGACACCTGGGGCTTCGTGATCCTCGCGTGGGGCCTGCTGCTCATCACCGGGGCGCTCGTCTACATGCGCATGATCAACGAGCTCGACCTCGGTGACGGCGCGTGGTGGTGGGTGGTCGCCCTGCTCGCGCTCGGTGTCGCGGTGTTCGTCTGGTTCGTGCGGTACGAGCTGCGCCAGGACGACCCCGCGATCGACATCCGGGTGCTCCGGCGGCCCGAGATGTGGCCCGTGCAGATCACCGCGTTCCTCGTCGGCATCAGCCTGCTGGGCGCTCAGGGTCCGCTGTCGACCTACGCGGGCACCGACTCCTCGCTCGGCTACGGGCTCGGCCTCGACGCCACCGGCCGGTCGAACGTCATCGGCGTCTACCTCGTCTCGCTCATCGTCGGCGCGGTGATCTTCGCCGTCACCTCGCGGCGCGCCAACCCGCGGCTCATCCTGATCGGCGCGTCGGCTCTCGTCGGCATCGGCTACACGCTGTTCCTGCCGTTCCACACCGAGCTGTGGCAGGTGCTGCTCAACCTGTCGATCGCGGGCGTCGGCTCGGGCGCCCTCGTCGGCGCCCTGCCCGCCGCTGCCGCCGCGGCGGCCCCGCACGGCCAGACCGGCATCGCGTCGGCTCTCACCAACACGACGAAGACGATCGGCGGAACCTTCGCCTCGGCGGTCTTCGGCGTGGTGCTCGCCGCCGGCGCGGGCGCCGTCGCGAGCCAGACCGCCGCGTCGCTCGGCGGCTACCTCGCGGTCTGGGCGATCTGCGCCGGCGGCGGCTTCCTCGCGGCGGTGCTGCTGTTCTTCGTGCCCAAGGTGGCCTTCGCCGACGAGGTCCCCGGCGAGGTCGCCCCCTCGTCCGTCGCCGGCGAGGTCATCTGA
- a CDS encoding ABC transporter permease translates to MIRDTLARLALLLVGLIVASVLIFLTLRVLPGDVAQLIAGTDGTPAQVAAIRERLGLDEPLPAQYLDWIGGVLRGDFGTSLLTGTPVMDELLQKAAVTVPLGVMAMVVALLIAFPFGVLSAMARGRASGTALNVGAQALAAVPVVWAGMMLIVVFAVWLGWLPAQGFPRSGWDDPAAAVRALLLPALTIGIVEGAMLLRFVRSATLQAVGEDFVRTAAAKGLTRNAALVRHGLPTVGLSVITVLGLQVAGIVVGAVVIEQLFTLPGIGRMLVTDVGARDLPKVQGELLALTGFVLIVGFVVDLVHRVLDPRQREAT, encoded by the coding sequence GTGATCCGCGACACGCTGGCGCGACTGGCCCTGCTGCTGGTGGGGCTGATCGTCGCCAGCGTGCTCATCTTCCTCACCCTGCGGGTGCTGCCCGGCGACGTCGCCCAGCTGATCGCCGGCACCGACGGAACCCCCGCACAGGTCGCAGCGATCCGGGAGCGCCTCGGTCTCGACGAGCCGCTCCCGGCGCAGTACCTCGACTGGATCGGCGGAGTGCTGCGCGGTGACTTCGGCACGTCGCTGCTCACCGGCACGCCGGTGATGGACGAGCTGCTCCAGAAGGCCGCGGTCACCGTGCCGCTGGGTGTCATGGCGATGGTCGTCGCCCTGCTGATCGCCTTCCCGTTCGGCGTGCTCTCGGCGATGGCGCGCGGGCGCGCGTCGGGGACCGCCCTGAACGTCGGCGCGCAGGCCCTGGCCGCCGTTCCCGTCGTGTGGGCGGGGATGATGCTGATCGTCGTCTTCGCGGTGTGGCTCGGGTGGCTGCCGGCGCAGGGGTTCCCGCGGTCGGGCTGGGACGACCCCGCGGCGGCCGTCCGCGCCCTCCTCCTCCCCGCCCTCACGATCGGCATCGTCGAGGGCGCGATGCTGCTCCGGTTCGTCCGCAGCGCGACGCTTCAGGCGGTGGGCGAGGACTTCGTCCGCACCGCGGCAGCCAAAGGACTCACCCGGAACGCGGCGCTCGTGCGCCACGGCCTGCCGACCGTGGGACTCTCGGTGATCACCGTGCTCGGCCTGCAGGTCGCGGGGATCGTCGTGGGCGCGGTGGTGATCGAACAGCTGTTCACCCTCCCCGGGATCGGACGGATGCTCGTCACCGACGTGGGCGCCCGCGATCTGCCGAAGGTGCAGGGCGAGCTCCTCGCGCTGACCGGGTTCGTGCTGATCGTCGGGTTCGTCGTCGACCTGGTCCACCGCGTTCTCGACCCTCGCCAGCGGGAGGCGACATGA
- a CDS encoding GNAT family N-acetyltransferase codes for MLEEEYDRDRRRLPRHLRRQAEPERAFSFSIRPVEDRDIPDIREIYNYYVTNSVVTFDEKKWSIKQWREKVVHLRGLGLPMIVAESPSGQILGYAYVSPWSGKSSYRYTVENSIYLGQAATGKGLGRALLEALIAACEAQGIREMVAVISDKGAEASIALHEKLGFVEVGRMGRVGFKFGRWLGTVYLQKSLKPKKAAKRGLFSR; via the coding sequence ATGCTCGAGGAGGAATACGACCGCGACCGGCGCCGACTGCCGCGCCATCTGCGACGCCAGGCCGAGCCGGAGCGCGCGTTCTCTTTCAGCATCCGTCCGGTCGAAGACCGCGACATCCCCGACATCCGCGAGATCTACAACTACTACGTCACCAACTCGGTCGTGACCTTCGACGAGAAGAAGTGGTCGATCAAGCAGTGGCGCGAGAAGGTCGTGCACCTGCGGGGTCTCGGCCTGCCGATGATCGTGGCTGAGTCGCCGTCGGGGCAGATCCTCGGCTACGCGTACGTGTCGCCGTGGTCGGGCAAGTCGTCGTACCGCTACACCGTCGAGAACTCGATCTACCTCGGCCAGGCGGCCACGGGCAAGGGACTCGGGCGGGCGCTCCTGGAGGCGCTGATCGCGGCGTGCGAGGCGCAGGGCATCCGCGAGATGGTCGCCGTCATCAGCGACAAGGGAGCCGAGGCGTCGATCGCCCTGCACGAGAAGCTCGGGTTCGTCGAGGTCGGCCGCATGGGACGGGTCGGCTTCAAGTTCGGCCGCTGGCTCGGCACCGTCTACCTGCAGAAGTCCCTGAAGCCGAAGAAGGCCGCCAAGCGCGGGCTGTTCTCGCGATAG
- a CDS encoding ABC transporter permease: MSTPEPGTRPGWLPRLWSLSTGRFGIVVVIVIVATALVSLVWTPFDPRQVDIANRWGSPGWPHLLGTDGSGRDMLSLIMAGARTTVVVAVGASVVATTIGIALAALGALTTRWVRESVAVLVDILIAFPVLIIAMMLSAVWGGSLWVVIWSVGIGFGVNIARVTRPELRRVLHSDFVLAGRASGLTPGQNLVHHLLPNVAPVFIVQLSWAMAVAVLAEAGLSYLGFGAPVTEPSWGVLLADVQRYITLHPLSVLWPGLAITITVLGLNLLGDGLREATDPTLTGRRGAARSHVPEVVA, translated from the coding sequence ATGAGCACCCCGGAGCCCGGCACGCGCCCCGGCTGGCTGCCGCGCCTGTGGTCGCTGTCGACCGGGCGATTCGGCATCGTCGTCGTCATCGTGATCGTCGCCACCGCGCTCGTGTCGCTCGTCTGGACCCCCTTCGACCCCCGGCAGGTCGATATCGCCAACCGGTGGGGCTCACCGGGCTGGCCGCACCTGCTCGGCACCGACGGGTCGGGCCGCGACATGCTGAGCCTCATCATGGCCGGCGCTCGCACCACCGTCGTGGTCGCCGTCGGCGCGAGCGTCGTGGCGACGACCATCGGCATCGCCCTCGCCGCCCTCGGCGCCCTCACCACGCGCTGGGTGCGCGAGTCGGTCGCCGTGCTCGTCGACATCCTCATCGCGTTCCCGGTGCTCATCATCGCGATGATGCTCTCGGCCGTCTGGGGCGGGTCGCTGTGGGTGGTGATCTGGTCGGTCGGGATCGGCTTCGGCGTGAACATCGCCCGTGTCACGCGCCCGGAGCTGCGCCGGGTCCTGCACAGCGACTTCGTGCTCGCCGGGCGCGCGTCGGGGCTCACCCCCGGGCAGAACCTGGTGCACCACCTGCTCCCGAACGTCGCGCCCGTGTTCATCGTGCAGCTGTCGTGGGCGATGGCGGTCGCCGTGCTCGCCGAGGCTGGGCTGTCGTACCTCGGCTTCGGCGCACCGGTGACCGAGCCGTCGTGGGGGGTGCTCCTCGCCGACGTGCAGCGCTACATCACCCTGCATCCGCTCTCGGTCCTCTGGCCGGGCCTGGCCATCACGATCACGGTCCTGGGGCTCAACCTGCTGGGCGACGGTCTGCGCGAAGCGACCGACCCGACGCTGACGGGCCGCCGCGGCGCGGCGCGCTCGCACGTTCCGGAGGTGGTCGCGTGA
- a CDS encoding ABC transporter substrate-binding protein, with amino-acid sequence MLRRTSLTAAALLAAGALLLTACTGGGDTAPTETGEPDPSAQLTVGLVLEPTNLDIRHTSGAALEQILIDNIYQGLVTRTEDNEIEPALASEYEISTDGLTYTFTLNPDITFHSGDALSVDDVVTSYTEVKDDESLIGHGDFAGVASIAADGDSTVVITLTEPNQNFLFALTGPAGLVFKAGDETDLKTGANGTGPFLLANWIQGDSIELTRNDAYWADPAGVAGVVLQYIPDFTAGVNAALDGSLDVLTAVDPNLAPQLDGESGFTLTTGKTTDKGTLAFNNAKAPLDDVRVREALRLAINHDELVAAIGAGQPMYGPIPELDPGYEDLSDVVGYDPDRARELLDEAGVDDLDLTLTIPSFYGTTVAQVLVSDFNEVGVTLEVNQVEFATWLQDVYTNKDYDLSFVLHVEPRDFGNFANPDYYFQYDNTEVQELYAEALATVDADESAALLAEAARIVSEDHAADWLYNGATLTAVGTGVAGFPVDSINSRLDLSGVTVAE; translated from the coding sequence ATGCTCCGCCGCACCTCCCTCACCGCCGCCGCGCTGCTCGCCGCGGGCGCGCTGCTGCTGACCGCCTGCACCGGAGGCGGCGACACGGCGCCGACCGAGACGGGCGAGCCCGACCCGTCGGCGCAGCTGACGGTGGGCCTCGTGCTGGAGCCGACGAACCTCGACATCCGCCACACCAGCGGCGCCGCCCTCGAGCAGATCCTGATCGACAACATCTACCAGGGCCTTGTCACCCGCACCGAGGACAACGAGATCGAGCCGGCGCTCGCGTCGGAGTACGAGATCTCGACGGACGGCCTCACGTACACGTTCACGCTGAACCCCGACATCACCTTCCACAGCGGCGACGCTCTCTCGGTCGACGACGTGGTGACCAGCTACACCGAGGTGAAAGACGACGAGTCCCTCATCGGCCACGGCGACTTCGCCGGTGTGGCATCGATCGCCGCGGACGGCGACAGCACTGTCGTGATCACCCTCACAGAGCCCAACCAGAACTTCCTGTTCGCCCTCACCGGGCCCGCGGGCCTGGTGTTCAAGGCCGGCGACGAGACCGATCTGAAGACCGGCGCGAACGGCACAGGCCCGTTCCTCCTCGCGAACTGGATCCAGGGCGACAGCATCGAGCTGACCCGCAACGACGCCTACTGGGCAGACCCGGCCGGGGTCGCCGGGGTCGTGCTGCAGTACATCCCCGACTTCACGGCGGGTGTGAACGCGGCCCTCGACGGCAGCCTCGACGTGCTCACCGCCGTCGACCCGAACCTCGCCCCGCAGCTCGACGGCGAGTCCGGGTTCACACTCACCACGGGAAAGACCACCGACAAGGGCACGCTCGCGTTCAACAACGCGAAGGCGCCCCTCGACGACGTGCGCGTGCGCGAGGCGCTGCGCCTCGCCATCAACCACGACGAGCTGGTCGCAGCGATCGGCGCGGGCCAGCCGATGTACGGTCCCATCCCCGAGCTCGACCCCGGCTACGAAGACCTCTCTGACGTGGTCGGCTACGACCCCGACCGGGCGCGCGAGCTGCTCGACGAGGCCGGCGTCGACGACCTCGACCTCACCCTCACGATCCCCTCGTTCTACGGCACGACTGTCGCGCAGGTGCTCGTCTCGGACTTCAACGAGGTCGGCGTCACCCTGGAGGTCAACCAGGTCGAGTTCGCCACCTGGCTGCAGGACGTGTACACCAACAAGGACTACGACCTGAGCTTCGTGCTGCACGTCGAGCCGCGCGACTTCGGCAACTTCGCGAACCCCGACTACTACTTCCAGTACGACAACACCGAGGTTCAAGAGCTGTACGCCGAGGCTCTGGCGACGGTGGATGCCGACGAGTCGGCGGCGCTGCTCGCGGAGGCCGCGCGCATCGTGTCGGAGGACCACGCCGCCGACTGGCTGTACAACGGTGCGACCCTCACCGCCGTCGGCACCGGAGTCGCGGGCTTCCCGGTCGACTCGATCAATTCGCGACTCGACCTGTCGGGTGTGACGGTCGCGGAGTGA
- a CDS encoding SDR family oxidoreductase: MTTRRAVVTGASSGIGEAAVRALRATGWDVVAVARRADRLARLEASTGAVAYAADLTDAADVEALAEFARQSGPVHAVVNVAGGARGTDHVADARSEDWQWMFDVNVLSAQRLVAALLPQLRAAATDGGHADLLFVTSTAAQTAYAGGGGYNAAKAGEAMLAHALRLELNGEPIRVVEIAPGMVHTPEFTLNRLGGDSTAAEKVYEGVEAPLTADDVADVIAYALNAPGHVNLDLVTMRPVAQSAQHLLARGPLRPRTAG; encoded by the coding sequence ATGACGACACGACGAGCAGTGGTGACCGGGGCGAGCAGCGGAATCGGCGAGGCGGCGGTGCGCGCGCTCCGGGCGACCGGATGGGACGTGGTCGCCGTCGCGCGCCGCGCCGATCGCCTGGCACGACTCGAGGCGAGCACCGGGGCGGTGGCGTACGCCGCCGACCTCACGGACGCTGCAGACGTCGAGGCGCTCGCCGAGTTCGCCCGGCAGAGCGGCCCCGTGCACGCCGTGGTGAACGTCGCCGGCGGCGCACGCGGCACCGATCACGTCGCCGATGCGCGCAGCGAGGACTGGCAGTGGATGTTCGACGTCAACGTGCTGTCGGCGCAGCGCCTGGTGGCCGCGCTCCTGCCGCAGCTGCGTGCCGCGGCGACCGACGGCGGCCACGCCGATCTGCTCTTCGTCACCTCGACCGCTGCGCAGACCGCGTACGCCGGAGGCGGCGGCTACAACGCCGCCAAAGCCGGAGAGGCGATGCTCGCTCACGCCCTGCGTCTCGAGCTCAACGGCGAGCCCATCCGCGTCGTCGAGATCGCGCCCGGCATGGTGCACACCCCCGAGTTCACCCTCAACCGGCTGGGCGGCGACAGCACCGCCGCAGAGAAGGTCTACGAGGGCGTCGAGGCACCGCTCACGGCCGACGACGTCGCCGATGTGATCGCCTACGCCCTGAATGCCCCCGGCCACGTCAACCTCGACCTGGTGACGATGCGCCCGGTCGCGCAGTCCGCGCAGCACCTGCTCGCGCGCGGGCCGCTGCGTCCGCGCACGGCCGGCTGA
- a CDS encoding ABC transporter ATP-binding protein, with product MSDILLSARGLSRRYPAPRTRLFDKRQFTVGLEDADIDVRAGSAVGIIGESGSGKSTLVRLLLALDSPTSGTVEFDGRPVDASASARSLHWLRRQTGIVFQDPYASLDPRMSVGRIVAEPLRALGIDGDRRARVREVLEDVGLEPEMAARFPHEFSGGQRQRIAIARAVAHRPRLLIGDEPLSALDVTVRAQILELLAELRVRDGLTLVMVSHDIGVVQNLCDEVVVMKDGRIVEEGPTEKVLLQPQVSYTRRLLASIPVIDRGGSAADGA from the coding sequence ATGAGCGACATCCTGCTGAGCGCCCGCGGCCTCTCACGCCGCTACCCCGCGCCGCGGACGCGCCTGTTCGACAAGCGGCAGTTCACCGTCGGCCTCGAAGACGCCGACATCGACGTGCGCGCGGGCAGCGCCGTGGGGATCATCGGCGAATCGGGCTCGGGCAAGTCGACGCTGGTGCGGCTGCTCCTCGCACTCGACTCCCCCACGTCCGGCACAGTGGAGTTCGACGGGCGGCCCGTCGACGCCTCGGCCTCGGCGCGGTCGCTGCACTGGCTCCGCCGCCAGACCGGCATCGTGTTCCAGGACCCGTATGCGTCGCTCGACCCGCGGATGAGCGTCGGCCGCATCGTCGCCGAGCCGCTGCGGGCCCTCGGCATCGACGGAGACCGCCGCGCGCGCGTGCGCGAGGTGCTCGAAGACGTGGGCCTCGAACCCGAGATGGCTGCGAGGTTCCCCCACGAGTTCTCGGGCGGGCAGCGTCAGCGCATCGCGATCGCCCGGGCCGTCGCGCACCGGCCCCGCCTGCTCATCGGCGACGAGCCGCTCTCGGCGCTCGACGTCACCGTCCGCGCCCAGATCCTCGAGCTGCTCGCCGAGCTGCGCGTGCGCGACGGACTCACCCTCGTGATGGTCTCGCACGACATCGGCGTCGTGCAGAACCTGTGCGACGAGGTGGTCGTCATGAAGGACGGACGCATCGTCGAGGAAGGCCCGACCGAGAAGGTGCTGCTGCAGCCGCAGGTGTCGTACACGCGACGCCTCCTCGCCTCGATCCCGGTCATCGACCGCGGCGGCTCCGCAGCCGACGGCGCCTGA
- a CDS encoding ABC transporter ATP-binding protein: MSLAVEGLVVEIDGRRVVDGVSFAVPDGARVGIIGESGSGKSMTALAILGLLPAAATASGSIRWNGRELIGLPDRELAGLRGDDIGIVFQEPRTALNPIRTVGRQIAESVRIHERLSRRDAAARAVDEARRVALPDPDRIVARYPHQLSGGQRQRVAIAMALACRPRLLLADEPTTALDVTIQAEILELLLSLAEDDGMSLVFITHDLAVLSQIATHGVVLEAGRVVEDAPVSTLLTAPASPVTQGLLRDATATLWRPGGIA; this comes from the coding sequence GTGAGTCTCGCCGTCGAGGGGCTCGTCGTCGAGATCGACGGCCGACGCGTGGTGGACGGGGTTTCGTTCGCCGTGCCCGACGGTGCACGGGTGGGCATCATCGGCGAGTCCGGCTCCGGCAAGTCGATGACGGCACTCGCGATCCTCGGCCTCCTCCCCGCCGCGGCGACTGCGAGCGGCAGCATCCGCTGGAACGGGCGCGAGCTGATCGGGCTGCCCGACCGCGAGCTCGCCGGGCTCCGCGGCGACGACATCGGGATCGTCTTCCAGGAGCCGCGTACCGCGCTCAACCCGATCCGCACCGTCGGACGGCAGATCGCCGAGTCGGTCCGCATCCACGAGCGACTGTCGAGGAGGGATGCCGCGGCCCGGGCGGTCGACGAGGCTCGGCGTGTCGCGCTGCCCGACCCCGACCGCATCGTCGCGCGCTACCCGCATCAGCTCTCGGGCGGTCAGCGCCAACGCGTCGCGATAGCCATGGCGCTCGCCTGCCGGCCGCGACTGCTGCTGGCCGACGAGCCGACCACCGCCCTCGACGTGACGATCCAGGCGGAGATCCTCGAGCTGCTGCTGTCGCTCGCGGAGGACGACGGGATGTCGCTGGTGTTCATCACCCACGACCTCGCCGTGCTCTCGCAGATCGCCACCCACGGCGTGGTGCTCGAAGCCGGGCGGGTGGTCGAGGACGCCCCGGTGTCGACCCTGCTGACCGCCCCGGCGTCGCCGGTCACGCAGGGCCTGCTGCGCGACGCGACAGCGACGCTGTGGCGACCGGGAGGCATCGCATGA
- a CDS encoding M4 family metallopeptidase — translation MVHAIVPPYLLARIAAAQEPHLARAAEAARQTLAAPREYRPERSRLRLSIEDGGTLVVEATPAPDREISDAERREVLPGTRVRGEDDPATGDDAVDEAFDGLGATFDFLWDAFDRNSLDGVGGTLHATVHYGRDYDNAFWNGERMVFGDGDGEIFTGFTGSLTVIAHELAHGVIEDEGGLVYRDQSGALNESIADVFGVLAEQHHLGQTADQASWLVGAGIFTDQVQGTALRSLSAPGTAYDDDVLGRDPQPAHMRDFVATRSDNGGVHINSGIPNKAFHLVATALGGHAWERAGLIWYRAITGDLSPTADFAAFAAATLAAAAAEYGEESEEVAAVRAGWTGVGVIDDGPTA, via the coding sequence ATGGTGCACGCGATCGTCCCCCCGTATCTGCTCGCCCGCATCGCCGCCGCGCAGGAGCCGCACCTGGCGCGCGCCGCCGAGGCCGCGCGGCAGACCCTGGCCGCCCCGCGCGAGTACCGCCCGGAGCGTTCACGGCTGCGCCTCTCGATCGAAGACGGAGGCACGCTCGTCGTCGAGGCGACGCCCGCACCCGATCGCGAGATCAGCGACGCCGAGCGTCGCGAGGTGCTTCCCGGCACGCGGGTGCGGGGTGAAGACGACCCCGCGACCGGCGACGACGCGGTCGACGAGGCGTTCGACGGGCTGGGTGCGACCTTCGACTTCCTCTGGGACGCCTTCGACCGCAACTCCCTCGACGGGGTCGGCGGCACGCTCCACGCCACGGTCCACTACGGCCGCGACTACGACAACGCGTTCTGGAACGGCGAGCGCATGGTGTTCGGCGACGGCGACGGCGAGATCTTCACGGGCTTCACGGGATCGCTCACCGTGATCGCGCACGAACTCGCCCACGGCGTCATCGAAGACGAGGGCGGCCTGGTCTACCGCGACCAGTCCGGTGCGCTCAACGAGTCGATCGCCGACGTGTTCGGCGTGCTGGCCGAGCAGCACCACCTGGGGCAGACCGCCGACCAGGCGTCGTGGCTGGTCGGCGCCGGCATCTTCACCGACCAGGTGCAGGGCACGGCACTGCGCTCGCTCAGCGCACCGGGAACCGCGTACGACGACGACGTGCTCGGCCGCGACCCGCAGCCGGCGCACATGCGCGACTTCGTGGCGACCCGCAGCGACAACGGCGGAGTGCACATCAACTCGGGCATCCCGAACAAGGCCTTCCACCTCGTGGCGACCGCTCTCGGCGGTCATGCGTGGGAGCGGGCCGGGCTCATCTGGTACCGGGCGATCACCGGAGATCTGTCCCCCACCGCGGACTTCGCGGCGTTCGCGGCGGCCACCCTGGCCGCTGCGGCGGCGGAGTACGGTGAGGAGTCGGAGGAGGTCGCCGCCGTCCGCGCCGGTTGGACGGGCGTCGGCGTCATCGACGATGGACCCACTGCCTGA
- a CDS encoding uracil-DNA glycosylase, with amino-acid sequence MTAARSLPELAAAGLIDEGWAQALAPVGADIAAIGDRLRAETAAGRGYLPAGDRVLRAFQRPLDDVRVLIVGQDPYPTPGHPIGLSFAVDAHVRPLPRSLGNIYRELDDDVGIAPAPHGDLSAWSDQGVMLLNRVLTVAPGAAGSHRGWGWEKVTEHAIRVLVERDRPLVAILWGKDAAGLRPLLGQTPVVESAHPSPLSARRGFFGSRPFSRTNALLAEQGAAPVDWALPA; translated from the coding sequence GTGACGGCTGCCCGGTCTCTCCCCGAACTCGCCGCCGCCGGGCTGATCGACGAGGGCTGGGCGCAGGCGCTCGCCCCCGTCGGCGCCGACATCGCCGCGATCGGGGATCGCCTGCGGGCCGAGACCGCCGCGGGCCGGGGGTACCTGCCTGCGGGCGATCGCGTGCTGCGCGCGTTCCAGCGTCCGCTCGACGACGTCAGGGTGCTCATCGTCGGCCAGGATCCGTACCCGACGCCGGGGCATCCGATCGGTCTGTCGTTCGCGGTCGACGCGCACGTGCGCCCGCTGCCGCGCAGTCTCGGCAACATCTACCGCGAGCTCGACGACGACGTGGGGATCGCGCCCGCGCCGCACGGCGACCTGTCGGCCTGGAGCGACCAGGGTGTCATGCTGCTCAACCGCGTGCTCACCGTCGCGCCGGGGGCGGCGGGCTCCCATCGCGGCTGGGGCTGGGAGAAGGTGACCGAGCACGCGATCCGGGTGCTCGTCGAGCGGGATCGCCCGCTGGTCGCCATCCTGTGGGGGAAGGATGCCGCGGGCCTGCGACCCCTTCTCGGTCAGACGCCCGTCGTCGAGTCGGCGCATCCGTCGCCGCTCTCCGCGCGCCGGGGCTTCTTCGGATCCCGCCCGTTCTCGCGCACGAACGCGCTCCTCGCCGAGCAGGGGGCAGCGCCGGTCGACTGGGCGCTCCCCGCGTAG
- a CDS encoding protealysin inhibitor emfourin, translating to MDPLPDPARPGDASAIAGSGAHEDRSASTYDEIVVVVVRSGGIAGLTREWRAEPPPAQAPDWASLIEQCPWDAAAAPRSGAASPGADRFVWDVQARCGGDERGAELGDADVVGPWERLIDAVRDFGRAPESLPPRPH from the coding sequence ATGGACCCACTGCCTGACCCCGCCCGCCCCGGCGACGCATCGGCGATCGCCGGATCAGGTGCGCACGAAGACCGGAGCGCTTCGACCTACGACGAGATCGTCGTCGTCGTGGTGCGCTCGGGCGGAATCGCCGGGCTCACCCGTGAGTGGCGAGCCGAGCCCCCGCCCGCGCAGGCCCCCGACTGGGCGAGCCTCATCGAGCAGTGCCCGTGGGATGCGGCAGCCGCCCCGCGCTCGGGCGCGGCCTCACCGGGGGCGGACCGGTTCGTCTGGGACGTGCAGGCCCGGTGCGGCGGCGACGAGCGGGGCGCCGAACTCGGCGACGCCGACGTGGTCGGTCCGTGGGAGCGTCTCATCGACGCGGTGCGCGACTTCGGGCGCGCACCGGAGTCTCTGCCGCCGCGCCCGCATTGA